A stretch of Caenorhabditis elegans chromosome IV DNA encodes these proteins:
- the nep-16 gene encoding Peptidase M13 N-terminal domain-containing protein (Confirmed by transcript evidence): MDRSPRRIASPVNRTPSFEIAILTSPPLSPHHDLPPMEPSPISPDPPPLPPHSFSPRRKVHESIVREVREYHLQTTSRIPFSPPPTIQIHPAPIAGPESTSSFRTNPEENRDDEEDNVEETDQEIEFPVTEERSIDPEITEQPEEPERVEDEQQKSGDDNLDNRLTQQLEAPSDRRIIFPITPFYRRKGTCSKCSIWLGALCALFFLLSIALFLVWVITTDGFRTIGAKSTNVCNTRQCIDIAFRLSSCIDDEIEPCENFYRYSCQRYHSQTADKQMSFLSQLKDESLRRMHSLLSSEEDSRLLPKSARLSRSLYSACMNAVLRSSNAPTDLLTFIRNFPCGPLLRDCQNFHADSYSWERHAGMLDWYAGRYNLIVYDRDVHPQDRSKIILQIKPPDLTPIVGLIERDLIDLARPSPTEFEPLLQLSLRQNLLSAFARDSLLRDPRDVQSQLDEVARLMVDLYISARQSASLTPNTTYMTIGEMFQALPQLYLREFLDAQLSNTYRWTETDMLSIQDYDYFARLSDIMAQTSRQAVANYLLTVTVWNLKQYSYSPRDQYGWRECVDQISSFEIGRKMYVDKASQTIDLPKIQEFLQNLKIDFLSVHRSTPLQYLSNINRLGFYVGFPRRLQNEELIWKPVSQVSLNETDYFDSMIRVGKAERDYTMSQIGTYLDNDDTTTFPISDPTMLYNSNVGAIVIPLAFIEPPIYLPGDEVPMYGIYSSLGITTLQMISKVFWQGLDKTSQLECLDNVFRGFLDANRQRSPNIEPELLATIELADAFKSALYSYAKWQNDHHIHHEKTLPAFDSTDSMRSLMLTFSTMFCSGEGSEPGSDYEAMINTVAENSRMFSIHFNCNNSSRLYNRRTCL, from the exons atggACAGATCACCACGTCGTATTGCTTCTCCTGTCAACAGAACTCCATCTTTTGAG atagCAATTTTAACATCTCCACCACTATCACCACATCATGATCTTCCACCAATGGAACCATCACCAATATCACCAGATCCACCACCATTGCCTCCTCATTCATTTTCACCGAGACGAAAAGTACATGAATCAATTGTTCGAGAAGTTAGAGAG TACCATCTCCAAACAACTTCGCGAATTCCGTTCTCCCCTCCACCTACAATACAAATTCATCCAGCTCCAATCGCGGGTCCCGAATCCACTTCGAGTTTTCGGACAAATCCGGAAGAGAATAGAG atgatgaagaagataATGTTGAAGAAACAGatcaagaaattgaatttccagtaACTGAGGAAAGATCAATTGATCCAGAAATAACTGAACAACCAGAAGAGCCGGAGAGAGTTGAAGATGAACAACAAAAATCCGGAGATGATAACCTTGATAATCGGTTGACACAACAACTAGAAGCTCCATCCGATCGAAGAATTATATTTCCAATAACGCCATTTTATCGAAGAAAAGG AACATGCTCGAAATGTTCAATCTGGCTAGGTGCTCTTTGTGCTTTGTTTTTCCTATTATCAATTGCACTTTTCCTTGTTTGGGTAATAACCACTGATGGGTTCCGGACAATTGGTGCAAAATCTACAAATGTTTGCAATACAAGGCAATGCATTGACATTG caTTCCGACTTTCGTCTTGCATTGACGACGAAATTGAACCATGCGAGAATTTCTATCGTTACAGTTGTCAAAGATATCATTCTCAGACAGCTGATAAACAAATGAGTTTTTTAAGTCAACTCAAAGATGAATCACTTCGAAGAATGCATA GTCTTCTGTCATCTGAAGAGGATTCAAGGTTACTTCCAAAGTCTGCAAGACTTTCAAGAAGTTTGTACTCAGCATGTATGAATGCAGTTCTTCG ATCTTCAAATGCACCAACAGATCTACTAACATTCATTCGAAACTTTCCGTGTGGCCCGCTTCTCCGtgattgccaaaatttccacGCAGACTCATATAG TTGGGAACGACATGCGGGAATGTTGGATTGGTATGCAGGACGCTATAATTTAATTGTATATGATAGAGATGTACATCCACAAGATAGAAGCAAGATTATTTTACAg ATAAAACCACCCGATTTGACACCAATAGTTGGACTAATCGAAAGAGATCTGATTGATCTTGCAAGGCCAAGTCCTACAGAGTTTGAACCTCTTCTGCAATTGTCATTGAGAcag aatttgctCAGCGCGTTTGCTCGAGATAGTTTACTTCGTGATCCTCGAGATGTTCAAAGTCAACTGGACGAGGTAGCTCGACTGATGGTTGATCTTTATATTTCTGCTAGACAATCAGCTAGTCTCACACCTAATACGACGTATATGACAATTGGAGAAATGTTTCAAGCATTACCTCAACTCTATCTTCGAGAATTCCTAGATGCACAACTTTCAAACACATACAGATGGACTGAAACTGACATGTTATCTATTCAGGATTATGATTATTTTGCAAGACTTTCGGATATCATGGCACA aaCTAGTCGCCAAGCTGTtgcaaattatttattaactGTGACTGTCTGGAATCTGAAACAATATTCATATTCTCCAAGAGATCAGTATGG ATGGCGCGAATGTGTCGATCAAATTTCATCTTtcgaaattggaagaaaaatgtatGTGGACAAAGCATCACAAACAATTgatcttccaaaaattcaagaattcctTCAAAATCTTAAGATAGATTTTCTCTCCGTCCATCGTAGCACTCCTCTTCAATATTTATCAAATATAAACCGTCTTGGTTTTTATGTTGGATTCCCGAGACGTTTACAAAATGAGGAACTCATTTGGAAGCCAGTTTCACAGGTGTCACTTAATGAAACAGACTATTTTGATTCAATGATAAGAGTTGGAAAAGCTGAAAGAGATTATACTATGTCGCAGATTGGAACATATTTGGACAA TGACGACACAACGACTTTCCCAATAAGTGATCCAACAATGCTTTATAATTCTAATGTTGGAGCAATAGTGATTCCACTTGCATTCATTGAACCTCCAATTTATTTACCTGGTGATGAAGTTCCTATGTATGGTATCTATTCAAGTCTTGGAATAACCACGCTTCaaatgatttcaaaagttttttggcaaGGCTTAGATAAAACGTCTCAACTGGAATGTCTTGACAACGTATTCCGTGGATTCCTGGATGCAAACCGACAGAGATCACCAAACATTGAACCTGAACTTTTAGCAACTATTGAATTAGCAGATGCATTTAAAAGTGCATTGTATTCTTATGCAAAATGGCAAAATGATCATCATATTCATCACGAGAAGACGCTTCCAGCATTCGATTCAACTGATAGTATGAGATCTCTAATGCTCACTTTTTCTACG atgttctgTAGCGGAGAAGGATCAGAACCTGGAAGTGACTACGAAGCAATGATCAATAcagttgctgaaaattctcgaatgttttcaatacattttaaCTGTAACAATTCTAGTCGTCTTTACAACCGTCGAACTTGTTTATGA
- the nep-16 gene encoding Peptidase M13 N-terminal domain-containing protein (Confirmed by transcript evidence): MLDWYAGRYNLIVYDRDVHPQDRSKIILQIKPPDLTPIVGLIERDLIDLARPSPTEFEPLLQLSLRQNLLSAFARDSLLRDPRDVQSQLDEVARLMVDLYISARQSASLTPNTTYMTIGEMFQALPQLYLREFLDAQLSNTYRWTETDMLSIQDYDYFARLSDIMAQTSRQAVANYLLTVTVWNLKQYSYSPRDQYGWRECVDQISSFEIGRKMYVDKASQTIDLPKIQEFLQNLKIDFLSVHRSTPLQYLSNINRLGFYVGFPRRLQNEELIWKPVSQVSLNETDYFDSMIRVGKAERDYTMSQIGTYLDNDDTTTFPISDPTMLYNSNVGAIVIPLAFIEPPIYLPGDEVPMYGIYSSLGITTLQMISKVFWQGLDKTSQLECLDNVFRGFLDANRQRSPNIEPELLATIELADAFKSALYSYAKWQNDHHIHHEKTLPAFDSTDSMRSLMLTFSTMFCSGEGSEPGSDYEAMINTVAENSRMFSIHFNCNNSSRLYNRRTCL, encoded by the exons ATGTTGGATTGGTATGCAGGACGCTATAATTTAATTGTATATGATAGAGATGTACATCCACAAGATAGAAGCAAGATTATTTTACAg ATAAAACCACCCGATTTGACACCAATAGTTGGACTAATCGAAAGAGATCTGATTGATCTTGCAAGGCCAAGTCCTACAGAGTTTGAACCTCTTCTGCAATTGTCATTGAGAcag aatttgctCAGCGCGTTTGCTCGAGATAGTTTACTTCGTGATCCTCGAGATGTTCAAAGTCAACTGGACGAGGTAGCTCGACTGATGGTTGATCTTTATATTTCTGCTAGACAATCAGCTAGTCTCACACCTAATACGACGTATATGACAATTGGAGAAATGTTTCAAGCATTACCTCAACTCTATCTTCGAGAATTCCTAGATGCACAACTTTCAAACACATACAGATGGACTGAAACTGACATGTTATCTATTCAGGATTATGATTATTTTGCAAGACTTTCGGATATCATGGCACA aaCTAGTCGCCAAGCTGTtgcaaattatttattaactGTGACTGTCTGGAATCTGAAACAATATTCATATTCTCCAAGAGATCAGTATGG ATGGCGCGAATGTGTCGATCAAATTTCATCTTtcgaaattggaagaaaaatgtatGTGGACAAAGCATCACAAACAATTgatcttccaaaaattcaagaattcctTCAAAATCTTAAGATAGATTTTCTCTCCGTCCATCGTAGCACTCCTCTTCAATATTTATCAAATATAAACCGTCTTGGTTTTTATGTTGGATTCCCGAGACGTTTACAAAATGAGGAACTCATTTGGAAGCCAGTTTCACAGGTGTCACTTAATGAAACAGACTATTTTGATTCAATGATAAGAGTTGGAAAAGCTGAAAGAGATTATACTATGTCGCAGATTGGAACATATTTGGACAA TGACGACACAACGACTTTCCCAATAAGTGATCCAACAATGCTTTATAATTCTAATGTTGGAGCAATAGTGATTCCACTTGCATTCATTGAACCTCCAATTTATTTACCTGGTGATGAAGTTCCTATGTATGGTATCTATTCAAGTCTTGGAATAACCACGCTTCaaatgatttcaaaagttttttggcaaGGCTTAGATAAAACGTCTCAACTGGAATGTCTTGACAACGTATTCCGTGGATTCCTGGATGCAAACCGACAGAGATCACCAAACATTGAACCTGAACTTTTAGCAACTATTGAATTAGCAGATGCATTTAAAAGTGCATTGTATTCTTATGCAAAATGGCAAAATGATCATCATATTCATCACGAGAAGACGCTTCCAGCATTCGATTCAACTGATAGTATGAGATCTCTAATGCTCACTTTTTCTACG atgttctgTAGCGGAGAAGGATCAGAACCTGGAAGTGACTACGAAGCAATGATCAATAcagttgctgaaaattctcgaatgttttcaatacattttaaCTGTAACAATTCTAGTCGTCTTTACAACCGTCGAACTTGTTTATGA
- the nlp-20 gene encoding Neuropeptide-Like Protein (Product from WormBase gene class nlp;~Confirmed by transcript evidence), translated as MQVTLLALLLLIVPFFAFAASQYSDDDSELMSNNERFARDLELRKKFAFAFAKRSAGDADVVIEARSGPQAHEGAGMRFAFAKRRAPKEFARFARASFA; from the exons ATGCAAGTCACTCTTCTTGCTCTTCTTCTGCTCATCGTTCCTTTCTTTGCTTTTGCTGCATCGCAATATTCGGATGATGATTCTG aattgaTGAGCAACAACGAACGATTTGCTCGTGATCTTGAATTGCGAAAGAAATTTGCATTCGCATTTGCAAAGAGAAGTGCAGGAGATGCAGATGTTGTCATCGAAGCTCGCAGTGGACCACAAGCTCATGAAGGTGCTGGTATGCGCTTTGCTTTTGCAAAAAGGCGAGCTCCAAAGg AGTTTGCCCGATTTGCACGCGCCAGCTTCGCGTAA
- the warf-1 gene encoding ADP-ribosylation factor 1-like 1 (Confirmed by transcript evidence) has translation MGLFFSKISSFMFPNIECRTLMLGLDGAGKTTILYKLKLNETVNTIPTIGFNVETVTFQKITLTVWDVGGQKKIRALWKYYFPNTTTLVFVVDSSDIERIPEAKEELFSLLAEPELADSHLLVFANKQDMPNARSPAELTQLLDLGSLKNREWFICGTNAHSGQGLYEGLMWVKKQMKT, from the exons atggGCTTATTCTTCTCTAAAATTTCTTCCTTCATGTTTCCAAATATCGAATGTCGTACATTGATGCTCGGTTTAGATGGAGCCGGGAAAACGACTATTCTCTATAAGCTGAAGCTTAATGAGACAGTCAATACAATTCCAACCATTG GATTCAACGTGGAGACTGTTACCTTCCAAAAAATCACTCTCACTGTTTGGGATGTTGGAGGTCAGAAGAAAATTCGTGCTCTCTGGAAATACTACTTTCCAAATACCACA acattaGTGTTTGTGGTGGACAGTTCGGATATTGAGCGGATTCCCGAGGCAAAGGAGGAATTGTTCAGTTTGCTGGCCGAGCCAGAGCTTGCGGATTCTCATTTGCTTGTCTTTGCAAACAAGCAGGATATGCCGAATGCAAGATCACCAGCCGAGCTGACTCAGCTGCTTGATTTGGGTTCACTCAAGAATAGAGAG TGGTTCATCTGTGGTACAAACGCTCACTCTGGACAAGGTCTCTACGAAGGTCTGATGTGGGTCAAGAAGCAGATGAAGACATAA
- the nep-16 gene encoding Peptidase M13 N-terminal domain-containing protein (Confirmed by transcript evidence) gives MLRCFFRRASALFRIFCLLFSRFFSEGNDEEDNVEETDQEIEFPVTEERSIDPEITEQPEEPERVEDEQQKSGDDNLDNRLTQQLEAPSDRRIIFPITPFYRRKGTCSKCSIWLGALCALFFLLSIALFLVWVITTDGFRTIGAKSTNVCNTRQCIDIAFRLSSCIDDEIEPCENFYRYSCQRYHSQTADKQMSFLSQLKDESLRRMHSLLSSEEDSRLLPKSARLSRSLYSACMNAVLRSSNAPTDLLTFIRNFPCGPLLRDCQNFHADSYSWERHAGMLDWYAGRYNLIVYDRDVHPQDRSKIILQIKPPDLTPIVGLIERDLIDLARPSPTEFEPLLQLSLRQNLLSAFARDSLLRDPRDVQSQLDEVARLMVDLYISARQSASLTPNTTYMTIGEMFQALPQLYLREFLDAQLSNTYRWTETDMLSIQDYDYFARLSDIMAQTSRQAVANYLLTVTVWNLKQYSYSPRDQYGWRECVDQISSFEIGRKMYVDKASQTIDLPKIQEFLQNLKIDFLSVHRSTPLQYLSNINRLGFYVGFPRRLQNEELIWKPVSQVSLNETDYFDSMIRVGKAERDYTMSQIGTYLDNDDTTTFPISDPTMLYNSNVGAIVIPLAFIEPPIYLPGDEVPMYGIYSSLGITTLQMISKVFWQGLDKTSQLECLDNVFRGFLDANRQRSPNIEPELLATIELADAFKSALYSYAKWQNDHHIHHEKTLPAFDSTDSMRSLMLTFSTMFCSGEGSEPGSDYEAMINTVAENSRMFSIHFNCNNSSRLYNRRTCL, from the exons ATGCTACGATGCTTTTTCCGTCGAGCTTCCGccttatttcgaattttttgtcttctttttaGTCGATTTTTTAGTGAAGGAA atgatgaagaagataATGTTGAAGAAACAGatcaagaaattgaatttccagtaACTGAGGAAAGATCAATTGATCCAGAAATAACTGAACAACCAGAAGAGCCGGAGAGAGTTGAAGATGAACAACAAAAATCCGGAGATGATAACCTTGATAATCGGTTGACACAACAACTAGAAGCTCCATCCGATCGAAGAATTATATTTCCAATAACGCCATTTTATCGAAGAAAAGG AACATGCTCGAAATGTTCAATCTGGCTAGGTGCTCTTTGTGCTTTGTTTTTCCTATTATCAATTGCACTTTTCCTTGTTTGGGTAATAACCACTGATGGGTTCCGGACAATTGGTGCAAAATCTACAAATGTTTGCAATACAAGGCAATGCATTGACATTG caTTCCGACTTTCGTCTTGCATTGACGACGAAATTGAACCATGCGAGAATTTCTATCGTTACAGTTGTCAAAGATATCATTCTCAGACAGCTGATAAACAAATGAGTTTTTTAAGTCAACTCAAAGATGAATCACTTCGAAGAATGCATA GTCTTCTGTCATCTGAAGAGGATTCAAGGTTACTTCCAAAGTCTGCAAGACTTTCAAGAAGTTTGTACTCAGCATGTATGAATGCAGTTCTTCG ATCTTCAAATGCACCAACAGATCTACTAACATTCATTCGAAACTTTCCGTGTGGCCCGCTTCTCCGtgattgccaaaatttccacGCAGACTCATATAG TTGGGAACGACATGCGGGAATGTTGGATTGGTATGCAGGACGCTATAATTTAATTGTATATGATAGAGATGTACATCCACAAGATAGAAGCAAGATTATTTTACAg ATAAAACCACCCGATTTGACACCAATAGTTGGACTAATCGAAAGAGATCTGATTGATCTTGCAAGGCCAAGTCCTACAGAGTTTGAACCTCTTCTGCAATTGTCATTGAGAcag aatttgctCAGCGCGTTTGCTCGAGATAGTTTACTTCGTGATCCTCGAGATGTTCAAAGTCAACTGGACGAGGTAGCTCGACTGATGGTTGATCTTTATATTTCTGCTAGACAATCAGCTAGTCTCACACCTAATACGACGTATATGACAATTGGAGAAATGTTTCAAGCATTACCTCAACTCTATCTTCGAGAATTCCTAGATGCACAACTTTCAAACACATACAGATGGACTGAAACTGACATGTTATCTATTCAGGATTATGATTATTTTGCAAGACTTTCGGATATCATGGCACA aaCTAGTCGCCAAGCTGTtgcaaattatttattaactGTGACTGTCTGGAATCTGAAACAATATTCATATTCTCCAAGAGATCAGTATGG ATGGCGCGAATGTGTCGATCAAATTTCATCTTtcgaaattggaagaaaaatgtatGTGGACAAAGCATCACAAACAATTgatcttccaaaaattcaagaattcctTCAAAATCTTAAGATAGATTTTCTCTCCGTCCATCGTAGCACTCCTCTTCAATATTTATCAAATATAAACCGTCTTGGTTTTTATGTTGGATTCCCGAGACGTTTACAAAATGAGGAACTCATTTGGAAGCCAGTTTCACAGGTGTCACTTAATGAAACAGACTATTTTGATTCAATGATAAGAGTTGGAAAAGCTGAAAGAGATTATACTATGTCGCAGATTGGAACATATTTGGACAA TGACGACACAACGACTTTCCCAATAAGTGATCCAACAATGCTTTATAATTCTAATGTTGGAGCAATAGTGATTCCACTTGCATTCATTGAACCTCCAATTTATTTACCTGGTGATGAAGTTCCTATGTATGGTATCTATTCAAGTCTTGGAATAACCACGCTTCaaatgatttcaaaagttttttggcaaGGCTTAGATAAAACGTCTCAACTGGAATGTCTTGACAACGTATTCCGTGGATTCCTGGATGCAAACCGACAGAGATCACCAAACATTGAACCTGAACTTTTAGCAACTATTGAATTAGCAGATGCATTTAAAAGTGCATTGTATTCTTATGCAAAATGGCAAAATGATCATCATATTCATCACGAGAAGACGCTTCCAGCATTCGATTCAACTGATAGTATGAGATCTCTAATGCTCACTTTTTCTACG atgttctgTAGCGGAGAAGGATCAGAACCTGGAAGTGACTACGAAGCAATGATCAATAcagttgctgaaaattctcgaatgttttcaatacattttaaCTGTAACAATTCTAGTCGTCTTTACAACCGTCGAACTTGTTTATGA